Proteins encoded in a region of the Paenibacillus sp. E222 genome:
- a CDS encoding N-acetylmannosamine-6-phosphate 2-epimerase, which translates to MTKVVLEKLHLGLIVSCQALADEPLHGAAMMARMAAAAEEGGAAGIRANGAADVRAIKQTVSLPVIGIVKRNYPDSAVYITPTLREIDELLEAGADIIAFDATRQSRPENYTLEQITAYLNANKAVSMADISILEEALYAESLGVSCVSTTLSGYTTYSRQQEGPNLELLEMSAQQLKIPVIAEGRISKPSQVEEALDLGAYAVVVGSAITRPQLITRQFAAVTRKARMKRNGDE; encoded by the coding sequence CTGACAAAGGTAGTGCTGGAGAAACTGCATTTGGGGCTGATTGTTTCCTGCCAGGCGCTGGCTGACGAACCGCTGCATGGTGCGGCGATGATGGCCCGCATGGCGGCTGCTGCAGAGGAAGGAGGGGCCGCGGGTATTCGGGCGAATGGGGCAGCAGATGTACGTGCCATCAAGCAGACCGTCTCATTGCCGGTTATTGGCATCGTGAAGCGCAATTACCCGGATTCTGCTGTATATATCACCCCAACCCTCAGAGAAATTGACGAGCTGCTGGAGGCCGGAGCCGATATCATTGCATTTGATGCGACCCGCCAGAGCAGGCCGGAAAATTATACATTGGAGCAAATCACCGCCTATCTGAACGCAAATAAGGCGGTTTCCATGGCAGACATCTCCATTCTGGAGGAAGCTTTATATGCTGAGTCACTTGGAGTTAGCTGTGTTTCGACTACTCTATCGGGTTATACAACGTATTCCAGGCAGCAGGAAGGGCCGAATTTGGAGCTGCTGGAAATGTCCGCACAGCAGTTGAAGATTCCGGTCATCGCCGAAGGACGGATTAGTAAGCCCTCACAGGTGGAAGAGGCGCTGGATCTGGGCGCATACGCTGTTGTGGTGGGCTCCGCGATAACTCGGCCACAGCTAATTACCCGACAGTTCGCAGCAGTGACCAGAAAAGCGAGGATGAAAAGAAATGGAGATGAATGA
- a CDS encoding carbohydrate ABC transporter permease: MKKGLRHLIIYVLLILLALFMMGPFLWLLSVSLMPGRNVFANPPAILPTFIAFDNYVQVWEFMDFPRYIINTVVITLLGVVFNIFLSCLTAYPLATFRFRGRNLVFTLLISTMIIPSATAMIVHYLTIQAFHLGNTFLGVVLPAAVSVFNIFLMRQTFLGIPTDIRDSGKMDGASEFRIFVQLVMPLVKPGVAVIGLLEVMAFWNNFLWPIVVLDDPQKYPLAAALTYLNGQFSYNFGWIAAGTMISVLPIIIVFLFTQKYYMEGIAGAIKG, encoded by the coding sequence ATGAAAAAAGGCCTTCGTCATTTGATCATTTATGTACTGTTGATTTTGCTTGCCCTGTTTATGATGGGTCCTTTTCTGTGGTTGCTCAGCGTATCGCTGATGCCTGGTCGTAATGTGTTCGCGAATCCACCAGCAATTCTACCTACCTTCATCGCTTTCGATAACTACGTGCAGGTGTGGGAGTTCATGGATTTTCCACGCTACATCATAAATACGGTGGTGATTACGCTTCTTGGGGTGGTATTTAACATCTTCTTGTCCTGCCTCACGGCGTATCCACTCGCGACCTTTCGGTTCAGGGGACGTAATCTGGTGTTCACGCTGCTAATCTCGACCATGATTATTCCGTCGGCAACGGCGATGATTGTGCATTATTTAACCATTCAGGCGTTTCACTTGGGCAATACGTTTCTTGGTGTTGTGCTTCCGGCCGCGGTGTCGGTATTTAACATCTTTCTGATGCGACAAACGTTTCTGGGCATACCGACGGATATTCGGGATTCTGGCAAAATGGATGGAGCCTCCGAATTCCGTATCTTCGTGCAGCTTGTCATGCCATTGGTCAAACCAGGGGTTGCTGTCATTGGTTTGCTTGAGGTTATGGCATTCTGGAACAATTTCCTGTGGCCGATTGTGGTGCTGGATGATCCGCAGAAATATCCGCTGGCTGCGGCCCTGACGTATCTGAACGGCCAGTTCTCGTATAATTTTGGCTGGATTGCCGCCGGCACCATGATCTCGGTGCTGCCGATTATCATCGTGTTCCTTTTCACCCAAAAATACTATATGGAAGGCATCGCCGGAGCGATTAAAGGATAA
- a CDS encoding DUF4127 family protein → MQKQYKLSFVPLDERPCNYEFPYLLAQGTEFTVERPPLEIMGLKKRPGDVEQLWTWFEESCAGTDGAVVALDTLLYGGIIPSRLHQLEPDELTARLERLRGIKQRYPQLTLYAFQLIMRCPQYSLSDEEPDYYADWGREIFRKGFISHRLELGIATDEEIRELADIDNRLPIEVLEDYLGRRAVNIEANKQVLALVQEGIIDFMIVPQDDSAPYGHTAKDQEKVRARITALDLELKVYMYPGADEVGCVLLSRMINKARGRMPLVYPRLSSVQGAFVTPLFEDRFFYETLKYQILAAGGLIVSSETEADLVLLISTPGETMAEAVSQQHSFYSYDVYRNLMELVEYGHFLLRSKKKPVAVADVGYANGGDQKLVKMLRQKDMLFDLAGYAAWNTSSNSLGTVISQAMIYLLYGRTPSHLDFLALRYAEDVCYCSVVRGELSNGPVQEMGYGKYLLDGSRGSVAARVEERLRQELAVRIDNAAGSIQITDCYMPWNRMFEVGLSVRFIPSNPGKENRI, encoded by the coding sequence ATGCAGAAGCAGTATAAGCTAAGCTTTGTTCCGTTAGATGAACGTCCTTGCAATTATGAGTTTCCTTATTTGTTGGCACAGGGAACGGAATTCACAGTAGAGCGTCCGCCACTTGAAATCATGGGCCTGAAAAAGCGCCCGGGCGATGTGGAACAGTTATGGACCTGGTTTGAGGAGAGCTGTGCAGGGACAGATGGAGCAGTCGTCGCTTTGGATACGTTGCTCTACGGCGGGATTATACCTTCCCGGCTGCATCAGTTGGAGCCGGATGAACTGACGGCCCGGCTGGAGCGCCTTCGGGGGATCAAGCAGCGGTACCCGCAGCTAACTCTGTATGCGTTTCAACTAATTATGCGATGCCCGCAATATTCCTTGTCAGATGAGGAGCCGGATTATTACGCCGACTGGGGACGGGAGATTTTTCGCAAAGGTTTCATCAGCCATCGGCTGGAGCTGGGGATTGCGACGGATGAGGAGATCCGCGAGCTGGCCGATATCGATAACCGTCTACCAATAGAAGTACTGGAAGATTACCTGGGACGCAGGGCGGTAAACATTGAAGCAAACAAGCAGGTACTAGCTCTGGTTCAGGAAGGAATTATCGACTTCATGATTGTGCCGCAGGATGATTCGGCGCCTTATGGACATACAGCCAAGGATCAGGAGAAAGTGCGAGCCCGTATTACCGCCCTTGATCTGGAACTTAAAGTCTACATGTACCCTGGTGCGGACGAAGTTGGTTGCGTACTGCTCTCCAGAATGATAAACAAGGCTCGCGGCCGTATGCCGCTGGTGTACCCGCGATTATCATCTGTTCAGGGGGCGTTCGTTACCCCGCTATTCGAGGATCGATTTTTCTATGAGACGCTCAAATATCAGATTTTGGCTGCAGGTGGGTTGATTGTATCCAGTGAGACTGAAGCAGATCTGGTGCTGTTGATTAGCACACCCGGAGAGACGATGGCGGAAGCGGTGTCGCAGCAGCATTCTTTTTACAGCTATGATGTATACCGAAACCTGATGGAACTGGTGGAATATGGACACTTTCTGCTCAGGAGCAAGAAGAAGCCGGTGGCTGTAGCGGATGTGGGATATGCCAATGGTGGGGATCAGAAGCTGGTCAAGATGCTGCGGCAAAAAGACATGTTATTTGATCTGGCTGGATACGCGGCCTGGAATACCAGCTCCAACTCACTTGGTACCGTCATTTCGCAGGCTATGATCTATCTGCTCTATGGTCGTACACCGTCGCATCTTGATTTCCTCGCCCTCCGCTATGCTGAGGATGTCTGCTATTGTTCAGTCGTTCGGGGAGAACTTAGCAATGGCCCGGTGCAGGAGATGGGCTATGGAAAATACTTGCTGGATGGGTCTCGTGGTTCAGTGGCCGCCCGCGTAGAGGAAAGGCTGCGTCAAGAGCTTGCTGTGCGGATCGATAATGCAGCGGGGAGTATCCAAATTACCGACTGTTATATGCCATGGAACCGGATGTTTGAAGTGGGATTATCTGTAAGATTCATACCATCCAACCCTGGTAAGGAAAACAGAATATAA
- a CDS encoding MurR/RpiR family transcriptional regulator: protein MEMNDRINTYYPSMTKSEQKVARCVRDNPDNIIYFSVTELADFAGTGETTVMRFCRKIGFKGYQDFKLMLAQGLPKRQNQPDGDQGEDDYADHLYASMVGVLQSSLGMLDRSQLEQAVKCLDSARHVQFFGVGSSGITAMDAKNRFLRIGRRAEANSDSHIQSMMAVTMGEGDVAFGISVSGSTLDTNDMLMKAKQNGAKVIAMTNYAKSPIASIADILLLTAGKESPLEGGSVGAKISQLFIIDLLCQGLEREHGEETKKMKELTARAVIDRIY from the coding sequence ATGGAGATGAATGACCGAATTAATACGTATTATCCTTCCATGACCAAGTCGGAGCAGAAGGTGGCCAGGTGCGTACGGGACAATCCGGATAATATAATCTATTTTTCTGTGACTGAGCTGGCTGATTTTGCTGGTACCGGAGAGACCACGGTGATGAGATTCTGCCGTAAAATCGGGTTTAAAGGCTATCAGGATTTCAAGCTGATGCTGGCCCAGGGGCTGCCGAAACGGCAGAACCAGCCAGACGGCGATCAGGGAGAGGACGATTATGCCGACCATTTATATGCCTCGATGGTGGGGGTGCTGCAATCCAGCTTGGGTATGCTGGATCGCAGCCAGTTGGAGCAGGCGGTGAAGTGTCTGGACAGCGCACGACATGTGCAATTCTTCGGCGTGGGCTCGTCAGGCATTACCGCTATGGATGCCAAGAACCGTTTTCTGCGTATCGGGCGGCGTGCGGAAGCGAATTCCGACAGCCATATCCAGTCCATGATGGCGGTAACGATGGGAGAAGGTGACGTGGCTTTTGGCATCAGCGTGTCCGGCAGTACGCTGGATACCAATGATATGCTGATGAAGGCCAAACAAAACGGAGCTAAGGTGATTGCCATGACGAACTATGCCAAATCCCCCATTGCTTCTATTGCAGATATCTTGCTCTTGACCGCGGGGAAGGAGTCTCCCCTTGAAGGCGGTTCTGTAGGAGCTAAAATCTCTCAGCTGTTTATTATCGACTTGCTCTGCCAGGGACTGGAGCGCGAGCATGGCGAAGAGACTAAAAAGATGAAGGAATTAACGGCCAGGGCGGTTATCGACCGTATTTATTGA